The genomic DNA TGAACTTCTCGCCGGTCTCCTCGTCGACCCAGACGCCGGTTCCGACGCGCTTGACGTCGTTGCCGTCGCGCGTGGAGTTGTGCATGTCGTCCTCGATCTCGGCGACACGGCGGCGCGAGACACGCCCGTAGCGGGCGCCGAAGCGGCCCGCACTGCCCGTCTTGCTCTTGGCCATAGTACCCGACGGTGCGGCCCTCACCCGTATAAGCCCTGCGAGTTCCGGTACGACG from Haloglomus litoreum includes the following:
- a CDS encoding 50S ribosomal protein L37ae produces the protein MAKSKTGSAGRFGARYGRVSRRRVAEIEDDMHNSTRDGNDVKRVGTGVWVDEETGEKFTGGAYRAQTPAGKTVRRSIRAALSGGDEATDDE